GGCGGTGGCCAAGGCGAACAACACGCCGTACGGGCTGTCCGCCGGCATCTGGACCGAGAAGGGGTCGCGCATCCTGTGGGCGGCGCAGAAGATGCGCGCCGGCGTGGTGTGGGCCAACACGTTCAACCGCTTCGACCCGACCGCCCCGTTCGGCGGCTACCAGGAGTCGGGCTTCGGCCGCGAGGGCGGTCGCACCGGGCTGGAGGCGTACCTCGATGTCTGATCGGATTTCGCTCGGCAAGACCGAGAACCGGATCGCGGTCGCGAAGACGTACAAGCTGTACATCGGGGGCGCGTTCCCGCGGTCCGAGTCCGGCCGGTCGTACCCGGTGGTCGACGCGAAGGGCGCGTTCCTGGCCAACGCGGCGCAGGGGTCGCGCAAGGACGCGCGGGACGCGGTCACGGCGGCGCGCAAGGCGTTCCCGGGCTGGTCCGGCGCGACGGCGTACAACCGCGGTCAGGTGCTGTACCGGGTGGCCGAGGTGCTGGAGGGTCGCCGGGAGCAGTTCGTCGCCGACGTGGCCGCGTGCGAGGGCGTCGCGGTGAAGAAGGCGCAGTCGTTGGTGGACACGGCGATCGACCGGTGGGTCTGGTACGCGGGGTGGACCGACAAGGTGGCCACCGTGCTGGGCGGGACGAACCCGGTGGCGGGGCCGTACTTCTCGTTCTCGATGCCGGAGCCGACGGGTGTGGTGGCCGTGCTGGCGCCGCAGCAGTCGTCGCTGCTGGGGCTGATCAGCGTGGTGGCGCCGGTGATCGCGACCGGGAACACGGCGGTGGTCGTCAGCTCGCAGGACCGGCCGTTGCCCGCGGTGACGTTGTCGGAGGTGCTGGCCACGTCCGACCTGCCGGGTGGTGTGGTGAACGTGCTGACCGGGCGTACGGCGGAGATCGCGCCTTGGCTGGCTTCGCACGCGGACGTGAACGCGTTGGACTTGACCGGTGCGCCGGAGTCGACGCGGGCCGACCTGGAGCGGTCGGCGGCCGGGACGGTGAAGCGGGTGCTGCGGTCGCGGCCTTCGGAGGACTTCACCCGTGAGCCGGACTTGGCGCGGCTGCGGTCGTTCCTGGAGATCAAGACGGTCTGGCACCCGATGGGCGTGTAGCCGTCGGCTAGCGGCGGCAGTTAACGGCGGCAGTTAACGGCGGCAGCCGAACAAGCTGTAGCCGA
This is a stretch of genomic DNA from Saccharothrix ecbatanensis. It encodes these proteins:
- a CDS encoding aldehyde dehydrogenase family protein; this encodes MSDRISLGKTENRIAVAKTYKLYIGGAFPRSESGRSYPVVDAKGAFLANAAQGSRKDARDAVTAARKAFPGWSGATAYNRGQVLYRVAEVLEGRREQFVADVAACEGVAVKKAQSLVDTAIDRWVWYAGWTDKVATVLGGTNPVAGPYFSFSMPEPTGVVAVLAPQQSSLLGLISVVAPVIATGNTAVVVSSQDRPLPAVTLSEVLATSDLPGGVVNVLTGRTAEIAPWLASHADVNALDLTGAPESTRADLERSAAGTVKRVLRSRPSEDFTREPDLARLRSFLEIKTVWHPMGV